A window of Pirellula sp. SH-Sr6A contains these coding sequences:
- a CDS encoding IS4 family transposase, whose translation MWKGREVRIVDGSTVKMPGTAEMLAEYPQESQQRPGVGFPLARILVVFSLAVGAVVEMAIGPYQGKGTGETSMFRRLLHRFSVGDVILADRYFSGWFDMVLCGANRLDLVVRMNESRKADFRKGTWLGKDDHIIRIKRPSRPQWMSVEDYSECPKEIELREVRIRVHQKGFRTKTIIVHTTLLDAEQYTKEDIGKIFRQRWNAELNLRSLKTTMHMEYLRCKTPHRIRNEFYINLVAYNLIRRAIALAAIQADTKPWHVSFKGAIQTLNNFLAILTTPIEAMQWCLQLLYAIAAHEVGKRPDRVEPRAVKLRPKMYARLSKPRAQYERLGKRPTNC comes from the coding sequence TTGTGGAAAGGTCGGGAGGTAAGAATTGTCGATGGATCCACGGTGAAAATGCCTGGCACCGCTGAAATGCTGGCGGAGTACCCTCAGGAGTCGCAGCAGCGACCGGGAGTTGGCTTTCCGCTTGCAAGGATTCTGGTTGTGTTTTCGCTCGCGGTTGGAGCGGTAGTGGAAATGGCGATTGGCCCTTATCAAGGTAAGGGCACCGGCGAAACTTCGATGTTTCGAAGGCTTTTGCATCGCTTCTCAGTAGGAGATGTCATCCTTGCTGATCGCTATTTTTCGGGTTGGTTTGATATGGTGCTTTGCGGTGCAAACAGACTAGATCTTGTCGTTCGCATGAATGAATCGCGCAAAGCAGATTTTCGAAAAGGCACTTGGCTCGGGAAAGATGATCACATAATCCGGATCAAGAGGCCGTCGCGGCCTCAATGGATGTCAGTCGAAGACTATAGTGAGTGCCCAAAGGAGATTGAGCTTCGAGAGGTGCGCATACGTGTCCATCAAAAGGGGTTTCGCACGAAGACGATTATCGTGCACACAACACTCCTCGATGCAGAGCAATATACCAAGGAGGACATTGGAAAAATCTTTCGCCAGCGATGGAACGCGGAGCTTAACCTTCGATCCCTCAAGACAACGATGCATATGGAATACCTGCGATGCAAAACCCCACATCGTATTCGAAACGAATTCTACATCAATTTGGTCGCGTACAACTTAATACGCAGAGCCATTGCACTGGCTGCTATCCAGGCTGACACAAAGCCATGGCACGTTAGTTTCAAAGGAGCTATCCAGACTCTCAATAATTTTCTAGCCATACTGACGACTCCGATTGAGGCGATGCAATGGTGTCTTCAACTGCTCTATGCAATCGCAGCTCATGAGGTAGGTAAACGGCCCGATCGCGTTGAACCCCGTGCCGTCAAACTCCGCCCTAAGATGTACGCGCGACTCAGTAAACCTCGCGCACAGTATGAAAGGCTTGGGAAGCGTCCCACTAATTGTTGA